The DNA segment TCCGATATGTAGCAGCTTCTAATCAAAGCATTATAAATGTATCAGGTATCAAATAAGAATGAATGATAAAAtcctaattttattttattggtggaagaaaagcttttaaaataatttatgtgattaagatttaaattattttttgcTTATCCATCTTCAGCTTGATATTAAGACTTTGCTACATTTTTACCGTTTTTTAGATATGGGTTGGATATGATGTGAGAGAGTAGGAGAGACACATTGACACCAAATTTTAGGGATTCTTatcttaaatgttaaaaaacaaatgtcagtcAAAATGAATTGTTGGATTTAGTAAACTGTAACTTTCTAAGTGGCCTGTAAGACCAGTTTCTTCTCCTGTATCAGTTGGACGATACCTTTTCAGATCATCACTAAGCTGTATAAATAATATTTGGTTTGAGACATGCCAACGGGTCGGGCCACCTCCCACAGACAACTATTTGTTTACAGGAGTCAGTCTAAGCTTGGAGATACCTGGGTACTTTGGTCTGGAAGCGGTTGTTGACAGGGATGCGCCCCCTGTTGTCCACCTCGAGGCCAACAGTATCCAGACCGAGGTTCTGCGTGAAAGGTCGTCTGCCGACACAGACCAGCAGCACGTCACACGTCAGCGTCTCATTCTTCCCCCCGGCTGCCGCCTCCACTCTGCAACATCAAATACATCAACAAGTTCTGTTACAAACTGGTGCTGCACACAAATATTAGTGTCAATATTTCAAAAGTCAATAGCTTCAGAAGTGTTTTACTGACGCCACATCGATCTTCCCATCGGGCCTTTTGGTGGCTCCCATGACTTTGGTGCCGAGCTTGAACTTGAGGCCCTGCTTCTGTAGAATACGCTGGAAGTTCTTGGAGATCTCCATGTCAATGCCCATGCCGCCAACATGTCCAAGGAACTCTACCGCTGTGACCTTCGAGCCAAGACGCTGCCACACTGAACCCTAAAGTACAGGAGGTCAAACATTTATGTTACTAAGAGGACAGATTCAAGAGCTCCAAACTAAAGAGGACATGAGATGTTGGTGCTATGAGGATCTCTTCAGctacaattattttttattctagaTCACACAGTCAATATCTAAcacataaatgtgtttcttgGTGAATGAGACTAAGGTGAGACTGACCAGCTCCACTCCAATGACTCCAGCTCCAATCACAATCAGCTCGTCGGGCACTTTCTTCAGGGACAAAGCTCCTGTTGATGACACAACGATCTCCTCATCAAtctgaagaaacaaacaaaaaaaacacaagacttAACATGTTTTAACAGCCTTCAacatcttttttcccccatatACATTTTAAGTGAATACTCAGCAGTCAGTTAGACTTGGCATCTGCTGATGATTTAACGCATTAAGCCAGAATATGACATACGTGTATGCGTGTCTTAGAACCAGAGAGACGTGCAAATCATTCACAATGTCAATGTTTTCAAGACAAGCAAAGAATGAAATATATCGTGATATGCTGAAATACTTGCAGTAGAGGGGAAATGCATAAtgggaaatgtttgtttattagctATCTTAGcctggtgaaataaaatgtaaacgTTGGCAATTatgtcagctcttcagaaaaccctcaggtgGGGGGGTTGATTTCAAACAACACTTCGGTTTTAGAGTGTATTTTTTTCCATGCcttaggtcttaatgggttatATGAACCATGAGTTGCCAGGAGTGACATATAGAGAATTATTGTTTAGCAGCAAATCTTTGACAAGCAAacattttttctaaattaacAGAAGAGGAACTTATTTCATGATAAAATCATGGTGAAGAACCGAAGCGAGTCTCACAGCATCCATGTTACAATACGACCACATGTATTTAAACCTCCTTGCTAGTTATAATTTTGTTAGATCATTAAATGGATCaaggttttgaaaatgtttggttTCCATATTTTCCATCTTTCATATTTGCTTGTAAAGATTTCAGCGGGAGGGAAACTCAGCTGTACCTGGATCCCAGGGAAGGGCGTGACCTCTGAGCCAGTGGCGATGAGGATGTTCTTGGTGTTGATGACTTGCTCGCTGCCATCTTCTGCTGTGGCCGTCACCTGGTTCTTACCCGTCACCCTCCCATAACCATTTACATGGGTCACCTGAGGGGAGAAGGGGGCAACATCATACTGTAAACACTGTGGATGTGTGAATAAGATGCAAAACAAGAACTGTTAACACGGAGAGAAGTCTGACTTTGTTCTGTTTGAATAGATGTGCAATTCCACCGGTCAGAGCTTTGACCGCCCCGCTCTTCTGAGCCATCATCTTCTCCAGGTTCAATGTGAGGCCTGAAACTGATATAAACACAGACTTCCAACAATTAGTCTTTTTATCCATTAGTCGATAAACAGGAAAATCTGAGattctgttttcatctgaacTAATCCACTGAGCTGCACTAAATATCCACAGATTACTTTTAAAGTGCAACGAAGCCTCTTACTTTCGATGCCTCTGCTTTCAAAGTCCTTGCCATGAGCCAAGTGGTACATGTGCGAGTTGTTCAGCAGAGCCTGCAGACACAAAACATCATTCTCAAGATTTTTCATTCATATGCAGTCAAGTAGTTTATGTTCAGCTTTTCAGGAAATGGCGGTGGATACCAGCAGGAAAGAATTAAATTTAGCACCCAGTGATTGTTAGGCTCACTCCATTCTGTTGTGCTAATATTACACTTGTAAGTAGCGGTGCTATTCAATGGAGTACATGCGGCACATGACCGGCAGCTATCAAATGGAATCTTGTTATTTGAAATGAGGTGTTGGCGAACACACTACAGTATTTACAACTATATTGTGTAGAACAACAATTGTACAAGTGGTTTATTGTTTACCTCCTATATTAACTTTTTCTCTGTCAGCTCATGACCTGCTTGCTAATTTTATACCATTAGgcatttttttgtaaatttcaTTTTGCACATAAATTCTTGGATTACGTACAAAaccatgttttgtgaggtcccAATAACCTTTGATCCAAATTCTCATAAATTCATCCTCGACTCCAAGTGACCATTTGTGTCAAGTTTGAAGTAATTCTCACAATTTGGTCCTGAGAGATCACATTTGGATGGACAGACATAAGGACGGATACATACTGCATCCAACTAAATAACTGAGAACAGAGTGGGAAGAACAGAAGATGGCGATGTATGGGATGTTCTCATTGAAATAATCACATTATCAGAGTTTGTTCACCGCAGTCTCTTCAACTGCTCCAActacaaacacatttcacaataTCAATCAGAAAGAGAAGCATTTTATTACCTTTGAGGGGATGCAGCCGACATTCAGACAGGTCCCACCCAGTGTGGGAttcttctccacacacactgtctgttgaagaaaacaaatgttttagaGGCAGCATCTGCATTAATGTTTCTACactacaaagaaaacaagcattATTGACCATAAACTGCATTCAGTAAGTGTGTTTCtacaatataacaataaatatcacattaaatgAAATTTATAGTATGCATTTCTATCAGTAAATACTCTTGGGGAGGAGTCTTACTTTGAAGCCGAGCTGTGCAGCTTTGATGGCAGCAACGTAGCCGCCTGGACCGGAGCCCACCACTGTGACATCTGCATCAACTatagagaggaaacacagcaaCTTTATCATGCTTTTGAGTAAAATAGGAATTTGCCTTATTGTTGAAAGGTTCTATACATATAAACTTGCTGTACAGCCTGGCAGTTAAAGCACTGACACTACACTGACGTCCCCAGTTTGTGTCCGACTGGGCCTTTGTCTTATTCTTGAATATTCTGTCATCTCTCTACTGCTGATTATTAATAATGGAATAAAATCCCCACAAAgtatttaaaagataaataaatgattaaagtaGAGTGAAACAAATTCTCCTCCATTTTGTTatacacattttcatatttatattacaaatctcgataatgttttttttcctgtgaggTTTGTTTCATGTCAAATTCTGCATTTGTGAGATTTGAAAAATAGCTAAGTCCACTTCCTCATAGTCACCATTAAGGAAACCTGATCAACTCTGTTTGTGGAGTCACAAGTTTCAGTCACATAAACATCAGCAAAGAGTTTAAAGATCAACTTTCACACTGTCACTGGCACAGGTGCTGTTGTTGTGTCATTGTTATAACAAGATGGAGGATGTACTTGTGACATAAAACACTGACATACTCATAGAATAGCAATTTTACATTaccttttatttcattactATTTTAGATGATTGATTTTAAATCCTTTTGATTTTTGGCATCAACtattatttgctttgtttctcCATATGACGGTGGCAGATCTGATATTAATTTGTACCCAAAAGAAAAACTTCTCAATATAACAAAAGTAATGACTCACACAAGTTTTCTTAAAACATGTCAGGGTTTTTGCAGGAGCCACTAcacttttaaaacctttttaataatatatttgaatgaaaTTTAACCAGGTCAGACAATATCGATAATGATTACCAGGATTTGTTAGTACTTGCAAACTGCACATTATAGTAATTCTTAGTGGTACAGTTAATTTAATCAATGCAACCTGGTCCCTgacaaaaggaagaaaatggaTATTTTTTTGACCTAAACTCgtgtttaatatatttaaagcTTTTGACGTGTGTCTATTTTGAGGAAACTAGATTCTGTGCTCTTTGAGACATTCTAAAGACAGATACCCAGGTATGTGTTCCATCGATCTGATGTAATAAGTAGGTCCAGCGTCAGTTAAAGGGCAAACAACTATCAAACATGAGGCTAAAGTTCATAAGAGAACAAGCCATTAATGAAGTAATAATTTCTTACTTGCTGCTTTGTCAGCATAGGTTCTGACAGATAGAGCTGTAGCTCCATGTAGTTTGCAGGGAAGTTGGTGGCTCCGCTGTgaataggaagaaaaaaaaaacaagtgagaaAAACAGTGTCACAACCCAAAATTTAAACACCTTATAAGTACACTAGAGCAtgtaaaaaattgttttactgTAACGTGATTTCACTTCAGAGTCAAAGTAAAACTAAATTACAACATTTGTTCTATCAAATGTTTAGAACAATATAACAGCAATGCAGTTTATTATAGAGAATGAACGCAGCCAAGGTCAAAGTAATTAAACCAGTTCAACTTCTAGGAGAAGAACAGAGCTTTGTTTGTCATCTTTTTCTACTCAGGCACAAGTATCTACTTACAATATTTTCCAGATGAACTCCCCGTCATGACATTAGCCtgattgttttgtgtatttccttCACCAAAATGTCTACGATCAGTTGCTCAACTACACAGAGTGTTTAAGTCACAGTGGAAgattttggaaagaaaaaagttcctCGTAAACAGTTAGCATCACAATGATGAGGTTAGAAGAAGGTAAAGTGAAAAAAGGGACTCATATTATCGGACAACCAAACTTTACACGTGCCACGGACATTTTTGACTTTTACAGGACATGTACGGAGAAGCAACTAAGCATCAACATTTGGAGAAAGGATTGTATGTGTGTTAGTTGTGGGGTTAGAgtctccttttttaaataagtacTAAACTATTTGCTTACAGCTGTAGTAGGTGGGAGCTGTTCGTCACTTTAGACTTGTTGCGCAGTCAGCAAGAAGAGTACGAGTGACGGTGACGGTGGATACGACTTGTCAAACTAATAGTTATAAAACAGATGATTACTTCGTACAGTTGTGAGGCTTCTGCGTCAGGAGCTAGGTAACCGCTGCTAACTAGCTTAGCGTGCTAACGTGACATGTagggaaataaatcaaaacatcgGTTTGCTACATCTACTTGTCAGTAGCCTTATTGTAAAACTATGTGCGTATGccagcacacaaacatcacTTATCTCAATGTGTTGATCATGTGTTCGCAGTATGCACTATCTAACTTGACCTCCTTCTTTCcgtgtttttcatttcaaaaggcATGCTTATTTCTAACTAAGGACCTTTGCGCCTGTATCATTCACGCCGAACTGTAGaagaaacatttataaaattGGCCATCATAACAGTTTCATATTCAGTGACAGCTTTTTTTTCAGCATAACCCAAACTACTGTGAATTGCAGGTTCGCCTAGTGGAGTCTGGTGTTGCGTCCTCTCCGTATGACTTCACCGGACCACAGCTAGCTAGCTGGCCCACTGGCTAGGCCCGGGCGTCAGATGTGAAAACACCAGTATTCCCGTAAACTAGCAGCCAGTGACACCAGTCTGTCCAACCGGGACAACATACGCTGGTTAGTGGGTAAGCAAGGTCCACACTCACCGTGGCCAGCGAGCGGTACAACTGAGTCCAGCTCTGCATGTTGTTGGTGTTGCTGCCCCGATCTGTCACCTACAGCAGGCCGAGTGTGAAGGACTCCTCACACTGCGCAGGCGCAATACCACTGCACAAAAAACACGGTCTGTCGCCTCCGAATGACGTAGGTTACTGCGAGGGGTCCAAATCTATTATAGTCTATCTATGGTCCAAACctaacactttgaaaaaaaaacatttactagTAAATTAAAGAAATCACCCGTCATGTATTCACTCTGCAGTGCAGTCTCTTGTCAAGTCAGATTCATTTATATAGCAagttaaaaacagcaggagTTGAGCCAATGTGCTCAAAGGCAAAGCAACAGGTGTAAGGatacaaaagtaaaaactgtgtgagaggaagatccaataaaagaaacaaagttaAGACGCATGAGATAAAAAATGTACTATACGTGAATAATACATTGTAGTATTACGACCACTTAAATGGAAAAAATCTGAGATTTTGAGGATAGATTTGTATGAGAATAAATTTGATCCAGAAGGCAGAAGGAGTGAAACCTTGGTATGCATGGGTTCTCCTACAAGCTTGTTttctaaaaaaacaagattcttTATTCCTgttaaattacgactttattcttgtaatattatgactttcttcttgttgatacaaaaaataaaaccaaaggcTCTCCAAGTCTCCATCGTACACTGAGCATGAGAAGAAGGTGGAAAGCTTTAAATCTTCATCTTACCTCTACACTGAGAAAAagattgttttaatgtttttatttattggtgacatttacattttcatttgcattcagtttttaaacaagtcaaaacagacaaaaaggcAATGCATATAACAAATGATTGTGTTGAATCTCAGTGTCTGATGCAGTTGCGTGGTACCTGCAGTTTACACACTGGTTGTAAACTCCACTAGAGGGCGTCTTCAGCTGtcactgtttttctcttcaaacGCATCACATAACAAAACCTTACATTGCATTAAATCACAATACACTGTGTAATTTGATATTATATGATAAGGAAGAGGAaggtaaaacagtaaaacagaaataaGAACAGTAACCAGGAGATAAccatgtgcacatgcacatgtatgTAATTACAATTGCATCACTAAAACCTTTCACAGTTTTTGTgcggatcagggggtggattcAGGAtttcttcatcactttcttaaacattgctgtttttcaacattttcactgattccACAGGGAATAAcacatggattttgatgaaaataatcaggctCATTTAAGAGATTCTGCAATTTTCTGCAGTTGTGGAATTAAATTCTGGCCAGTACAGGGTGCATGAATTGGTTGTGGACTACAACACCGTCATtcggacagaaaaaaaaatggggaAAATTTACCAGTGAAGGAGCAGCCAACAAAGGAGTAGATAAGAGCAGCAGTGTGAACGTCATAGAAGGAAATCAGGCCCTCCTCATAATCCACAAACACCCCCACCTTCTCAGGCTTCgacttcagagagagagggacttCTGCTTCACCACTGGCAAAATACCTATCTTGCCTCTCTAAACAAACAGACCAGTAACCATCAGTGGGGCTGAGGGTGATCAGTTCCCTGATGTCGGACATTCTGGCCACTCCCAAAGACCACATAGACCACCTTCTAATGGGAACCTCAAAATATGATCTTCCAAATGAGAAATCCTAATATGAATCCACAGGCCCTGATCTACCCCCTTCAAACTGGTGGGAGAATATGGGTTGTACTATATCAGGATCAAGTGTCACATCTACTGTGTACTGCCAGACTCTCTCCAGCTCAGTATCAAGAAGCTTCATTATCTTCTCAGTGAGCGTCTCCTCCAGCCGATTCACTGCTCTCCTTACAATCCCCACATATGATGGAGGATGGACACTGCCTCCTGTCCAGTCCTTGGTAGGTGGAGCAGTGTTAAGGGACGAGAAGCtttggaggaggtggaggtggtctTCAGAGTTTGCGAGCTGCTCCACCTCAGCGCTTCTCTTCTTCAACTCAGAGATTTCTTGTTCCAGATCATTGATGAAGCCTTCAGCCTGTTTCTCCTTCATTCTCTGCTCCTCCTTGATCGTCTTGATGAGCTCAGCGTGGCCTCTCTCAACGGACTTCCTTAGAGCCGTGAAGACCTGAACACCTTCTTCTATTTCTCTGTCTGTACTTGTCTTACAGAGCTCCACTGAACGTATGATCTCCATAATCTTCTGTCGTCTCTTTTGGGTCATTTGCTGAAGTTCATCCTCTCTCATGCTCAGCTCAGCCTTCTTTTCTTCATATTCTTCTTTCAGAGGAACAACATCATGTGTCTTGTGGTCTGAAATGGTGCAgagcaggcagacacacacctggTGGGTCTTACAGAACAGCTCCAGCAGTTTATCGTGCTTCGTACACATCCTGCCTTCCAGGTTCTCCACGGGGCCGATCAGCTGATGCTTTTTCAGGCTTGACACTGTCAGGTGCGGCTCCAGGTGAGTGTTGCAGTAGGAGGCCAGACACACCAGGCAGgaccttctggtctccttgatgcatcacgtctacattaaaatcttttgcataagacatcagctgctgcctgagttctcccttcaccagcttccagaaaacttccataacagtgACATATGTCAGGCAAGAAATCTGAAGTGCGGTGTCATTTCAAGAGGGCTCGAATTGGAACAGTCCAGTGGTGCCCATGTGACTCAGTCAGTCTTCCAATGCagcctgaattgagacacagctaatgtTACGTTCTTTGCCAGTCCTTAAACTCAAACCATTTTCTGATGCGCTTCCTTAAATGTTTTACTAATTAAATCAATATCATAAATGTACAATAACTAGTTGTTAAATGGCCTGAACTAGTAACTACTTACTTTAAGTCAGTGGGAGCCCTAAAATTTAAACATAATCTCAAGCATAAATCGAGTTATGAATGAAAATCTTGAATTGAGTCCAAATCAACAAACTGAAAGGGCAAAGGTACAGATTCTTAGGTGAGATTTGATGACAGGTTCAATCAGAGTAACACACTGTCTACCAGatttttatgcattttattgaaaatgtgtcAATTTTAAAAGTATATTCTCTTTTCAGATTAACAAAAATAGTACAATATAGGCTACTGTATGTATAAAATCACAGGGATATCATGATACAGTGGAGCTTCAAAAAAATATCAGCAGATTAATTTCATTAGTTCAATAGTTTTTGTTAAGTCAtgcttttcttgtgtgtgtgtgtgtttgtgatggagGGATAACAAGACTGCATTGTAAATTTCAGCCTGAGAGGCTTTAAGAAAGGTAGTAAAGAGGGATGAAGTCCACATAGAGAAATTTGTTGTGGCTGAATGGGTGAAACGCAGAACTGTGACCCAGTGGACTGTGGTTTGTCTGCTGTTAAATAGACGATAATAGACACATTAACCTCAGCCATAGATTGAGTTAATTAGTCCTGGTTAAGTCATGtctttttacagtaaatgtcaTAAGCAGTACTCACCGGGGCTTGATACAGCCTCTGCTGTGTTGTTGAGTAAAACTTGATGGTTGAGCTCTTTGAATTTTCTTCAGAGAGCTTTAGGGAGCTCTGCAGTTGCTCTTCCTCTCAGTGTGGGTGTGTAGGTGAGGTTTTATTGCCTCTTCACCTTTGAAACAAGGctgagtattttcttttttctgaacCTTGTTTCAGTAATAGTTGTTACTGAGACTTTACTGAGACACGTCAGAGTGCACACTACCCCCACTGTTTTCCTGTAGCAGTATTTTGGGTTGTAAAAACGACAAAGTTTGCAAGTAAATTTAGAGGCTAAAATCCAAGCATGCAGCCCCAGGCAGGGCTTTAGTTTCCATGCAGATTTTAAACACCTTAAGTGTAGATAATTAGAGATGTAAGGTATTTAGAGTTGACTCCACTCCTGAACTCTTGGCATATGTTTTGGTGTCAGGGCTTGTCCTCATATGGCCTCATGCTGCAGTTTGCGATGAGTGGCACTAGAGCGCGCCATTAATTCACTTTAAACACTGGTTCAGTTTTCATATCGCCTGCTCTAACACaactgtacaaaaacaaaagcatcacATTACATGAAACTACTTTACTATAAAGTATTTGGTATCAGATGACATAAGACATCACTCACTCAGTTTTctatttccatgttttttttctccctcccaaACCCCCACGTTATGCAGATATttgactctctgtctctgagcagATGATGTATGAAGCGTTGACCACCTGCTGCAGGTTTTGGTTTCGCGTTAATAAGCTGTTATGTGTCTGAGTCACTGTCAGCCTGACACTAGCTGATGATTGATGTCATGGAACAGGACGGCATGCAGCAGGAAGCAAAGAGACAACTACAGAATTGGATAGGTGGAATAACTAAAAGTCTGTAATGTCCATGTTCTCTTTGCTTGTCTCAATGTGTCCTCTGGGACAAACTTAACAAGAAGATCCAGTtccactgctgctacagagGGAGGGGAAATGTCCTAAACATCCCAGGTCCAATCTGAAACAGATATTTTGATCAGAGTGTGTGGCAACATCCAACCACCTGCACTGCTCTCTGTGTTGAACAGTTTGAACACTTCAGCTCCCCTCAGCTTCACAGGGCTTCATAGTGACCTCATTGTTTATATGTCCTGTCCACACCTTTACTGTTCTGGTTCACGCTCACCACTCTCATGGTGTCGTTTCTGATTGCAGCAGGAAACCAGGCATCTTTAAAAAGCCAATTTTCACTATCTACTCTGCAccaaacaacagacacatttaagAGAACAGCTGGTGAGAATAGTTCAGCATGTAGCAGCTGAAGAGCCAGATATTTAGCTCAGGTGGTGTTTGGAAATATTGATAATAGTGACATCAAGAAATTCTGATCACCAATGCTTATATCACTTCTTGTAATCTGTTAATCTGTTAGCCATTTTATAATTATGTTACATGACATCTTAAGCTTTTATTTGAGAGTTAACATTGGAGACATGAaaggggagaggaagacaagGGATGACGTGCTAAGGTCACGGGCTGGACATGAACCAAAGTCATAGCAAAATCAGTTATCATCTTTATCACCAGAGCACCCCACAGTTAAGATTTCTAATAGGTGTACTCAAGATAAACTATATCCAATTAAACTATATAGATATAATATTACAATTagtaaattgtttgttttaaattagcttttattcttgtaatatgcTATCTATTTTCttaacataaaacatgtttttgtctttgactCTATTCACATAAtatcacacatttttaaaagagacaAAT comes from the Hippoglossus hippoglossus isolate fHipHip1 chromosome 6, fHipHip1.pri, whole genome shotgun sequence genome and includes:
- the dldh gene encoding dihydrolipoyl dehydrogenase, mitochondrial; this encodes MQSWTQLYRSLATRSHQLPCKLHGATALSVRTYADKAAIDADVTVVGSGPGGYVAAIKAAQLGFKTVCVEKNPTLGGTCLNVGCIPSKALLNNSHMYHLAHGKDFESRGIEISGLTLNLEKMMAQKSGAVKALTGGIAHLFKQNKVTHVNGYGRVTGKNQVTATAEDGSEQVINTKNILIATGSEVTPFPGIQIDEEIVVSSTGALSLKKVPDELIVIGAGVIGVELGSVWQRLGSKVTAVEFLGHVGGMGIDMEISKNFQRILQKQGLKFKLGTKVMGATKRPDGKIDVAVEAAAGGKNETLTCDVLLVCVGRRPFTQNLGLDTVGLEVDNRGRIPVNNRFQTKVPSIYAIGDVIAGPMLAHKAEDEGVICIEGIAGGAVHIDYNCVPSVIYTHPEVSWVGKTEEQLKEEGIPYRVGKFPFAANSRAKTIGDTDGLVKILSHKETDRMMGAHIIGPGAGEIINEAALAMEYGASCEDVARVCHAHPTVSEAFREANLAASFGKAINF